The following are encoded together in the Robertmurraya sp. FSL R5-0851 genome:
- a CDS encoding IS4 family transposase: MDQITRKTSFGQWFSPINLQLFEENVKTMKLDYYTKKLTTESFLKLLLFAQLQEIESLHALGDCLFDDQLQKGIDLDSISISQLSRRLNGINPDLFQRLFLDLVSQIHAKTHYTKLVMPLKIIDSSTLPLNLTNHKWAKFRKTKAGVKLHLRLVFMEKGISYPEKAVMTTAKEHDRGQLEIMVDDKECMYVFDRGYLDYERFDRMTDDSYFFLSRLRKNAVIRNVYDFKLPKDTAVLSDQMVLIGTTQNRAENYFRLLKVIDSKGNELHLITNRFDLSAEEISEMYKSRWAIELFFKWIKQHLSIKKFYGQSEWAIQNQVFIALIVFCLHVLVQIETRSKRKTLQISRYLRAALWKPANVWLRKIEGKAIP; this comes from the coding sequence ATGGACCAGATTACACGAAAAACTTCATTTGGACAATGGTTTTCACCTATAAATCTTCAATTATTTGAAGAAAACGTGAAAACGATGAAATTAGATTACTATACGAAAAAATTAACGACAGAGTCATTTCTAAAATTACTACTTTTTGCGCAGCTACAAGAAATTGAAAGTCTGCATGCGCTGGGTGATTGTCTTTTCGATGACCAGCTTCAAAAAGGGATAGACCTTGATTCTATTAGTATTTCTCAGTTGTCACGGCGGTTAAACGGCATAAACCCTGATCTATTTCAAAGGCTTTTCCTTGATTTAGTGTCACAAATTCATGCCAAAACGCATTACACGAAACTCGTGATGCCGTTAAAAATCATTGATTCAAGCACATTGCCACTTAATTTGACCAATCATAAATGGGCTAAATTCCGCAAAACAAAAGCAGGTGTAAAGTTACATTTGCGCCTTGTGTTTATGGAAAAGGGTATATCCTATCCTGAAAAGGCCGTTATGACAACGGCAAAAGAACATGACCGTGGTCAGCTTGAAATCATGGTGGATGACAAGGAATGCATGTATGTGTTTGACCGTGGTTATCTAGACTACGAGCGCTTTGATCGCATGACTGATGATAGCTACTTCTTTCTTTCACGGCTACGCAAAAATGCAGTCATACGGAACGTATACGATTTTAAGCTACCCAAGGATACAGCTGTTTTATCAGACCAAATGGTGTTGATAGGTACGACTCAAAACCGTGCTGAAAATTACTTTCGGCTTCTAAAAGTGATTGACTCAAAAGGAAATGAACTTCATTTAATTACAAATCGTTTTGATTTAAGCGCCGAAGAAATTTCAGAAATGTATAAATCACGGTGGGCCATTGAGCTGTTTTTTAAATGGATCAAACAACATCTCAGCATCAAAAAGTTCTACGGTCAAAGCGAATGGGCGATTCAAAATCAAGTATTTATCGCACTAATTGTTTTTTGCCTACATGTTCTCGTACAAATCGAGACCAGAAGCAAGCGAAAAACCTTACAGATTAGCCGTTATCTAAGGGCTGCATTGTGGAAACCAGCGAATGTTTGGCTTCGAAAGATTGAAGGAAAAGCCATCCCTTAA
- a CDS encoding IS4 family transposase, with translation MDKITRKTSFGQWFSPINIQLFEEQVKTMKLDYYTKKLTTESFLKLLLFAQLEEIESLHALGDCLFDDQLQKGIDLDSISISQLSRRLNGMNPDLFQRLFLDLVVQIHAKTHYTKLVMPLKIIDSSTLPLNLTNHKWAKFRKTKAGVKLHLRLVFMEKGASYPEKAVITTANEHDRGQLEIMVDDKECMYVFDRGYLDYERFDRMTDGGYFFLSRLRKNAVIREVYDFKLPEDSAVLSDQMVLIGTTQNRAENYFRLLKVLDSKGNELHLITNRFDLNAEEISEMYKSRWAIELFFKWIKQHLSIKKFYGQSEWAIQNQVFIALIVFCLHVLVQLETNSKRKTLKISRYLRAALWKPAHIWLRKIEGKAIP, from the coding sequence ATGGACAAGATTACACGAAAAACTTCATTTGGACAATGGTTTTCACCAATTAATATTCAATTATTTGAAGAACAGGTGAAAACGATGAAATTAGATTACTATACGAAAAAATTAACGACAGAGTCTTTCCTAAAATTACTACTTTTTGCCCAGCTAGAAGAAATCGAAAGCCTGCATGCGCTAGGTGATTGTCTATTCGATGACCAACTTCAAAAAGGGATTGACCTTGATTCGATCAGTATTTCTCAGCTGTCACGGCGATTAAATGGCATGAACCCAGATCTATTTCAAAGGCTTTTCCTTGATTTGGTCGTACAAATTCATGCCAAGACACACTATACGAAACTGGTCATGCCGTTAAAAATCATTGATTCAAGCACATTGCCACTTAATTTGACCAATCATAAATGGGCAAAGTTCCGTAAGACAAAAGCCGGTGTGAAGTTGCATCTACGCCTTGTGTTTATGGAAAAAGGTGCGTCCTATCCAGAAAAAGCAGTCATAACAACGGCAAACGAACATGATCGTGGTCAACTTGAAATCATGGTCGATGACAAGGAATGCATGTATGTGTTTGACCGTGGCTATCTAGACTACGAGCGCTTTGATCGCATGACAGATGGCGGTTACTTTTTTCTATCAAGGCTAAGAAAAAACGCCGTTATACGGGAGGTTTATGATTTTAAACTACCCGAGGATTCCGCTGTTTTATCAGATCAAATGGTCCTGATTGGTACAACCCAAAACCGTGCTGAAAATTACTTTCGCCTTCTAAAAGTGCTTGATTCCAAAGGAAATGAACTCCATTTAATCACCAATCGCTTTGATTTGAACGCTGAAGAAATTTCAGAGATGTATAAATCAAGGTGGGCCATTGAGTTGTTTTTTAAATGGATCAAACAGCACCTTAGCATCAAAAAGTTCTACGGACAAAGCGAATGGGCCATTCAAAATCAAGTGTTTATCGCACTTATCGTTTTTTGCCTACATGTTCTTGTTCAACTTGAGACAAATAGTAAGCGAAAAACCTTAAAAATTAGCCGTTATCTACGGGCTGCCCTTTGGAAACCAGCCCATATTTGGCTCCGAAAAATTGAAGGAAAAGCCATTCCTTGA
- a CDS encoding sulfite exporter TauE/SafE family protein, which translates to MVLLLTFPVHIATATSSFFILITAVIGSISHMMFDHILWEKVLFLALGSVVGGHFGAKIAAKVPEKTILGVLSTCLIVVAVRLMFN; encoded by the coding sequence ATGGTATTATTACTGACCTTTCCTGTGCATATCGCGACTGCAACCTCCTCATTTTTTATTTTGATTACAGCAGTGATCGGATCCATTTCTCATATGATGTTTGACCATATTTTATGGGAGAAAGTTCTATTTCTAGCACTTGGTTCAGTAGTAGGGGGACACTTTGGAGCAAAAATAGCAGCCAAAGTTCCAGAAAAAACAATACTAGGTGTTTTATCTACTTGCTTGATTGTTGTCGCCGTACGATTGATGTTTAATTAA
- a CDS encoding sulfite exporter TauE/SafE family protein, with amino-acid sequence MENIVLLSIGMIAAMFGSLVGLGGGFIIVPSLALLYSYPVADIIGTSMAVLVFISLTSTFVFAKQKRIDYKSGGLFAFAMVPGSILGAWIADFITSKAFFISFGLFMLLMAISLIVKPSKGISLMPTTNRTIVDSTGKEYSYSFNLKVGTFIAILVGFLSSLFGIGGGSVIGSNDGIITDLSCAYRDCNLLIFYFDYSSDRIHFSYDV; translated from the coding sequence ATGGAGAATATTGTATTGCTGTCAATTGGTATGATTGCAGCTATGTTTGGTTCACTGGTTGGGCTTGGTGGTGGTTTTATTATTGTCCCTAGTTTAGCGCTTTTATATAGTTATCCCGTTGCGGACATTATTGGAACATCCATGGCTGTTTTAGTGTTTATCTCCCTCACGAGTACGTTTGTATTTGCTAAGCAAAAAAGAATCGATTATAAAAGTGGTGGCTTATTTGCATTTGCTATGGTACCGGGTTCTATACTTGGAGCTTGGATAGCCGATTTTATTACAAGTAAGGCATTCTTTATATCTTTTGGATTATTCATGTTATTGATGGCCATCAGCTTAATTGTGAAGCCTAGTAAGGGAATATCCCTCATGCCGACAACGAATAGAACAATAGTAGACTCAACAGGTAAGGAATATTCATATTCTTTTAATCTAAAGGTGGGTACCTTTATTGCCATCCTGGTTGGATTCTTATCGAGTTTATTTGGTATTGGTGGGGGATCGGTCATTGGTTCCAACGATGGTATTATTACTGACCTTTCCTGTGCATATCGCGACTGCAACCTCCTCATTTTTTATTTTGATTACAGCAGTGATCGGATCCATTTCTCATATGATGTTTGA
- a CDS encoding FCD domain-containing protein, translating into MNNELFNNNALSNLIKETIMRDILLGKLLPGEKLVEAQYAEAFGTSRAPVREAFYLLTVEGIVKRIPRKGTVVRGFSSEETKDLIEIRCFLENMALEKLRNKNNENYLQTMEDIINKTKEINKQSYEYAELNYQFHQQLILASESEVIKSNYDRLGNILLSIQNVAFMKEEDVRKSISEHEQLVEYLYEKNIDEAKKLLDSHNRSVFDRVERNVQVYKEHIES; encoded by the coding sequence ATGAACAATGAGTTATTCAATAATAACGCATTATCAAACTTGATTAAAGAAACAATTATGAGAGATATTCTTTTAGGAAAATTGCTTCCAGGTGAAAAATTGGTAGAAGCCCAATATGCTGAAGCATTTGGTACCAGCAGGGCACCAGTTCGTGAAGCGTTCTATTTGTTAACGGTTGAAGGAATTGTAAAAAGAATTCCTAGGAAAGGAACCGTAGTACGGGGGTTTTCTTCTGAGGAAACAAAGGATTTGATCGAGATTAGATGTTTCCTAGAAAATATGGCTCTTGAAAAATTAAGGAATAAAAATAATGAAAACTATCTCCAAACTATGGAGGATATTATCAATAAAACAAAGGAAATTAATAAACAAAGTTATGAGTATGCGGAACTAAATTACCAATTTCATCAGCAATTGATATTAGCAAGTGAAAGTGAAGTAATTAAATCGAATTACGATCGTTTAGGGAATATCTTGTTATCTATTCAAAATGTAGCATTTATGAAAGAGGAAGATGTTAGAAAATCGATTAGTGAACATGAACAATTAGTTGAATATTTATATGAGAAAAATATTGATGAAGCGAAAAAGTTACTTGATTCTCATAACCGAAGTGTATTTGACAGAGTCGAAAGAAATGTTCAGGTTTACAAAGAACATATTGAGAGCTAA
- a CDS encoding beta-xylosidase family glycoside hydrolase, whose translation MLKEEQNTFVGKRQQHFDCNISTLFEFSPTEEGEEAGLTVFMNERFHYEIAVGIRNGVKKVFVRRRIGSLWKVESENEYEQDSIILSVQADAKNFTFTYQSRGRESITIGTGECCLISTEVTGGFTGVFLGLYATGNGCASKNPAYFDWFEYRL comes from the coding sequence TTGCTGAAGGAGGAACAGAATACTTTTGTTGGCAAAAGACAACAGCACTTTGATTGTAACATCTCCACACTTTTTGAGTTTTCACCAACCGAGGAAGGGGAAGAGGCTGGACTGACCGTCTTCATGAATGAGCGATTTCATTATGAGATCGCGGTGGGAATCCGTAATGGGGTGAAAAAGGTCTTTGTCAGACGTAGGATTGGTTCCCTTTGGAAAGTAGAGTCGGAGAATGAGTATGAACAAGATTCTATTATTCTGTCGGTTCAGGCAGATGCCAAAAACTTTACATTCACTTATCAATCACGGGGTAGGGAGTCGATTACCATAGGTACTGGAGAATGCTGTCTTATATCAACGGAAGTAACAGGTGGATTTACAGGGGTTTTCTTAGGACTTTATGCCACAGGAAATGGATGTGCTTCTAAAAACCCTGCGTATTTTGATTGGTTTGAGTATCGGTTGTAA
- the metE gene encoding 5-methyltetrahydropteroyltriglutamate--homocysteine S-methyltransferase, which produces MTMVKSSNLGYPRIGENREWKKTLEQFWTGKLEKETFLQQMEEIRLSSLQKQKEQGIDFIPVGDFSLYDHVLDTATMFGLVPKRYEYTGGKVSLETYFDIARGTKGAVASEMTKWFNTNYHYIVPELYEAVPSLVENRPLQFYKEAKQKLDILGKPVILGPITFVKLSKGYKDNDLKTVVDQFVPLYATILTELQEEGVEWVQIDEPILATTISEEDMALFHDVYKQLNDAAPNIKVILQTYFESIDHYEEVISLPVQGIGLDFVHDNNQNLAALKKFGFPQDKVLAAGIIDGRNIWRANLDDKYSLLSEIAEVVSKDRLILQPSSSLLHVPVTVKNEETLEEVLKEALSFADEKLQEIVLLTKGLQGGKETIQKEISASKKAIQALNHSASRNNTQVQEDIQNLRTFRAERETTSEVRQQIQDETFQLPLLPTTTIGSFPQTQEVRKQRLKWRKGELTDADYQEYIKAEMKKWIDIQEELGLDVFVHGEFERTDMVEYFGEKLAGFQFTKFGWVQSYGSRCVKPPLIYGDVSFQEPMTVKETVYAQSLTTKPVKGMLTGPITILNWSFVRDDISRYEVANQIALALRKEVEVLEENGIRMIQVDEPAIREGLPLKQEKKESYLDAAVYAFKLATTSVQNETQIHTHMCYSDFKNIIDAITALDADVISIETSRSHGELIHAFEEHTYDKGIGLGVYDIHSPRVPKLEELTRNIDRALQVLNPKLFWINPDCGLKTRGMDETIASLKVMVEAAKQTRERLLVIKGS; this is translated from the coding sequence ATAACGATGGTAAAAAGCTCAAATTTAGGTTATCCAAGAATTGGTGAAAACCGAGAATGGAAAAAAACGCTCGAACAGTTTTGGACAGGCAAACTAGAAAAAGAGACATTCTTACAACAGATGGAGGAAATCCGCCTTTCCTCTCTTCAGAAACAAAAGGAACAAGGAATTGACTTCATCCCTGTTGGTGACTTCAGTTTGTATGATCATGTTCTCGATACAGCTACCATGTTCGGTCTTGTACCGAAACGATATGAATACACGGGAGGTAAAGTATCACTTGAAACATATTTTGATATCGCACGAGGTACGAAAGGTGCGGTTGCATCTGAAATGACTAAATGGTTTAACACAAACTATCACTATATTGTTCCAGAACTTTACGAGGCAGTCCCTTCCCTTGTGGAGAACCGTCCCCTTCAATTTTATAAAGAGGCGAAACAAAAACTGGATATTCTCGGAAAACCAGTGATTTTAGGACCCATTACCTTTGTAAAACTATCAAAGGGCTATAAAGACAATGACTTAAAAACAGTAGTTGATCAATTTGTCCCACTTTACGCTACTATTTTAACTGAATTACAAGAAGAAGGTGTCGAATGGGTACAAATCGATGAGCCAATCCTAGCTACAACGATTTCAGAAGAAGACATGGCTCTATTTCACGATGTTTATAAACAGTTGAATGATGCAGCTCCGAACATTAAGGTGATTTTACAAACTTATTTTGAAAGCATTGACCATTATGAAGAGGTCATCTCCCTTCCTGTTCAAGGAATTGGACTTGACTTTGTACATGATAACAATCAAAACCTCGCTGCTTTGAAAAAGTTTGGCTTCCCACAAGATAAAGTGCTAGCTGCCGGAATCATTGATGGGCGTAACATATGGCGTGCGAATCTAGATGATAAGTATTCCCTTCTTTCAGAAATTGCGGAAGTTGTCTCAAAAGACCGTCTGATCCTACAGCCTTCATCCAGCTTGTTACATGTACCTGTAACCGTTAAGAATGAAGAAACACTTGAGGAAGTGTTAAAAGAGGCATTATCGTTTGCTGATGAAAAATTACAGGAGATTGTTCTACTGACCAAAGGCTTACAAGGTGGGAAAGAAACCATACAGAAAGAAATTTCAGCAAGTAAAAAAGCGATTCAAGCACTAAATCATTCAGCCTCTCGTAACAACACACAAGTTCAAGAAGACATTCAAAACTTGCGTACGTTTAGAGCTGAACGGGAGACAACATCTGAGGTTCGTCAACAGATTCAAGATGAGACTTTTCAATTGCCCCTTCTTCCAACGACCACAATTGGAAGCTTCCCACAAACACAAGAAGTGAGGAAACAGCGTTTAAAATGGCGTAAAGGCGAGTTAACTGATGCGGATTATCAAGAATATATAAAAGCGGAAATGAAAAAATGGATTGACATTCAGGAAGAACTGGGTCTAGATGTGTTCGTGCATGGCGAATTTGAACGGACAGATATGGTTGAATATTTTGGTGAAAAATTGGCCGGTTTTCAATTTACCAAATTCGGCTGGGTCCAGTCATATGGTTCCCGTTGTGTCAAGCCACCTCTTATTTATGGGGATGTATCCTTTCAAGAACCGATGACTGTCAAAGAAACGGTATATGCCCAGTCGTTAACAACCAAGCCTGTAAAAGGAATGTTGACAGGTCCTATTACCATTTTAAACTGGTCGTTTGTACGAGATGATATTTCACGCTATGAGGTTGCTAATCAAATTGCCCTGGCGCTTCGAAAAGAAGTGGAAGTTCTTGAGGAAAATGGAATCCGTATGATTCAAGTGGATGAACCAGCCATTCGTGAGGGGCTACCACTAAAACAGGAGAAAAAGGAAAGTTACTTAGATGCTGCGGTTTATGCTTTTAAACTTGCCACAACATCCGTACAAAATGAAACACAAATTCACACACATATGTGTTATTCAGATTTCAAAAATATCATCGATGCCATTACAGCGCTTGATGCGGATGTTATTTCAATCGAAACATCTAGAAGTCATGGTGAATTGATTCACGCCTTCGAAGAACATACGTATGACAAAGGCATCGGTCTCGGTGTCTATGATATTCATAGTCCACGTGTACCAAAGCTTGAAGAACTGACAAGAAACATTGATCGTGCCCTTCAAGTCCTTAACCCAAAGCTGTTCTGGATCAATCCTGACTGCGGGTTAAAAACAAGAGGGATGGATGAGACCATTGCTTCACTGAAGGTAATGGTAGAAGCAGCCAAACAAACGAGAGAAAGATTGCTCGTGATAAAAGGATCATAA
- the nrdG gene encoding anaerobic ribonucleoside-triphosphate reductase activating protein, protein MKIGGFYSDSISNGVGWRAVLFVSGCPHHCLGCHNQESWDKDYGEPYVEDDIYNQMMENPFLDGLTLSGGEPFLYCQELFSLVKRVKATGLNIWSYTGFTFEELLRWAERNADVQQFLQEVDVLVDGKFLIEKMIPKKRFRGSSNQRIIDVQASLKKQEVVLYMA, encoded by the coding sequence TTGAAAATCGGAGGTTTCTATTCTGATTCTATCTCGAATGGTGTAGGGTGGAGAGCGGTTCTCTTTGTATCAGGGTGCCCGCATCATTGCCTTGGATGTCATAATCAAGAATCCTGGGATAAAGACTATGGTGAACCTTATGTGGAAGATGATATTTACAACCAAATGATGGAGAATCCTTTTTTAGATGGATTAACCTTATCCGGTGGAGAACCTTTTCTTTATTGCCAAGAGCTCTTTTCGTTAGTGAAACGTGTAAAAGCAACGGGATTAAATATTTGGTCGTATACAGGCTTTACATTTGAAGAACTTTTACGTTGGGCTGAAAGGAATGCGGATGTACAACAATTTCTACAGGAAGTAGACGTATTAGTGGATGGTAAGTTTTTAATCGAGAAAATGATACCGAAGAAACGTTTTCGGGGAAGCAGTAATCAGCGGATTATTGATGTACAGGCTTCCTTGAAGAAACAAGAGGTTGTATTATATATGGCTTAA
- a CDS encoding anaerobic ribonucleoside triphosphate reductase, whose amino-acid sequence MILLMMNTLQEVIKRDKCMVPFCPEKIIQAVEKAERATEPGMTTNLAQKVVEALHTQIQQRQISVEEIQDFVEMELVKNERIDVATAYILYREERTKARNGKSFDTMEQIIRAESNDITKENANMSAETPSGMMMKFASETTKAYTTAELLKPEHHFLHRTGAIHIHDLDYYPTRSLTCLQHPLDQLLEKGMEVNHAALRRPNGIHGAAIMACISLETAQNEMHGGQAIPAFDFYMAPFVKVTYEKELKKACEFTGSDFDKLMAVPISVYKENDLDGLSGEERVIQYALNRTINTVYQAMEGFIHNMNSIHSRGGNQVVFSSINYGTDTSPEGRCVMEQLLLSTERGVGYGHTAIFPIQIFKVKDGVNLKEGDPNYDLFQLACRVTAKRFFPNFINLDAPFNQHEKWSAGDPTRYLYEAATMGCRTRVFENIHGEKTSVGRGNASFTSINLVRIALETWEEGKKERISEGEKWSRFYEKLEYLLEEVGEQLKIRFDFQKQAFAKQFQTVMKYLWRGGSELKPEDSIEKVINQSTLAIGFIGLAECLLVLVGKHHGESDEAQTKGLEIVTFMRDKCTELKERYQLNYSLLATPAESLCKKFPKHDRERFGEVEGINTREYYTNSNHVPVWHHLTAVKKMTIEAPYHALTLGGHIAYIELDGKALENWQAIEKMVLMAHQLDIGYFSLNHTICRCIDCGHETSDADATICEYCHGDRLDVIQRITGYLVGTTGKWNDGKKAELLDRVIHS is encoded by the coding sequence ATGATTTTGCTAATGATGAATACCTTACAAGAAGTAATCAAACGAGATAAATGTATGGTTCCGTTTTGTCCTGAAAAAATCATACAGGCTGTTGAAAAGGCTGAACGAGCTACAGAACCAGGAATGACAACGAACCTAGCTCAAAAGGTAGTGGAAGCTTTACATACACAAATCCAACAAAGGCAAATTTCAGTAGAAGAAATTCAAGACTTTGTTGAAATGGAGCTAGTGAAGAATGAAAGAATCGACGTAGCAACTGCCTATATTTTATACCGTGAAGAAAGAACGAAAGCTAGAAATGGAAAATCATTTGATACGATGGAGCAGATTATTCGTGCGGAATCAAACGATATTACGAAGGAAAATGCCAATATGAGTGCGGAGACACCTTCGGGTATGATGATGAAGTTCGCAAGTGAAACAACAAAAGCTTATACGACAGCCGAATTGTTGAAACCGGAACATCATTTCTTGCATCGAACGGGAGCGATCCATATCCATGACCTGGATTATTATCCAACTCGAAGCTTAACTTGCTTACAACATCCGCTTGATCAACTGCTCGAAAAGGGAATGGAGGTGAATCATGCTGCACTGCGTCGTCCCAACGGGATTCATGGGGCGGCAATTATGGCGTGTATATCTCTTGAGACTGCTCAAAATGAAATGCACGGAGGACAAGCCATTCCAGCATTTGATTTCTATATGGCTCCATTTGTTAAAGTAACGTATGAAAAAGAATTAAAGAAGGCTTGTGAATTTACGGGAAGTGATTTTGATAAATTAATGGCTGTTCCTATTTCTGTTTATAAGGAAAATGATTTGGATGGTTTGAGCGGAGAGGAAAGAGTCATTCAATATGCATTGAATCGTACCATAAATACGGTGTATCAAGCGATGGAAGGGTTTATACATAACATGAACAGCATTCATTCGCGCGGCGGGAATCAAGTTGTTTTCTCTTCCATTAATTACGGGACAGATACCTCTCCAGAGGGACGATGTGTGATGGAGCAGCTACTCCTTTCAACAGAACGTGGCGTTGGTTATGGGCATACAGCTATTTTTCCGATTCAAATTTTTAAAGTGAAAGACGGTGTCAACTTGAAAGAGGGCGATCCTAATTATGATTTATTCCAATTAGCTTGTCGCGTAACGGCAAAACGTTTCTTTCCAAACTTTATCAATTTAGATGCGCCCTTTAATCAGCATGAAAAATGGAGTGCCGGAGATCCAACACGTTATCTGTATGAAGCAGCTACCATGGGTTGTCGGACTCGTGTATTTGAAAATATTCATGGAGAAAAAACTTCCGTTGGTCGGGGGAATGCTTCCTTTACTTCTATTAATCTAGTGCGAATCGCATTAGAGACATGGGAAGAAGGAAAAAAAGAAAGAATTTCTGAAGGTGAGAAATGGAGCCGTTTTTATGAAAAACTTGAGTATTTACTAGAAGAAGTGGGTGAACAATTAAAAATCCGCTTTGATTTCCAAAAACAAGCTTTCGCGAAACAGTTCCAAACGGTCATGAAATATTTATGGCGGGGTGGAAGTGAATTAAAACCAGAAGACTCTATTGAAAAGGTAATCAATCAATCTACTTTAGCAATTGGATTTATTGGATTAGCAGAATGTTTACTCGTTTTAGTGGGGAAACATCACGGAGAATCGGATGAAGCACAAACAAAAGGGTTGGAAATCGTCACTTTTATGCGAGATAAATGTACGGAACTAAAAGAACGATATCAACTTAACTATAGCTTACTTGCTACACCCGCCGAGTCGTTATGCAAAAAATTTCCAAAACATGATCGAGAACGTTTTGGTGAAGTAGAAGGAATTAATACTCGAGAATACTATACCAATTCAAACCATGTCCCAGTCTGGCATCACTTGACTGCGGTTAAGAAAATGACCATTGAAGCACCGTACCATGCCTTAACGTTAGGTGGACATATTGCGTATATTGAATTAGATGGAAAAGCATTAGAAAACTGGCAGGCGATCGAAAAAATGGTGCTCATGGCCCATCAATTAGATATCGGCTATTTCAGCTTAAATCATACGATCTGTCGATGCATAGATTGTGGACACGAAACAAGCGATGCCGATGCAACCATATGTGAATACTGTCATGGCGATCGGTTGGATGTTATCCAACGTATTACTGGATACCTGGTTGGTACAACAGGCAAGTGGAATGATGGTAAAAAAGCGGAATTACTAGATCGAGTGATTCATTCATAA
- the codB gene encoding cytosine permease, which translates to MEHMDKDFALEPIPQGHRRGFLSMFFVMLGFTFFSSSMVAGGTLGQGMGMKEFIVIVLIGNLILGIYAAFLGLIGAKSGLTTHLLTSYSFGKKGSYLTSFLLSAIQVGWFGVGVATFALMVNKATGISLPLLIIVSGILMTSTAYWGMKALTALSIVAVPAIAILGSFSVFKATADVGGFTALMQLEPTESISYTLALSICIGSFIGGATLTADFTRFSKNKRDGFLTTFIAYFIGNSLMFTFGMVGTLAIGYADISDVMVSQGLIIPAIIVLGLNIWSTNDNSLYTSGLGFSHITKLPKNKIVLFNGMLGTVLSMIVYNNFISWLTILGSTIPSIGAIILVDYFLLRRKTGYLQTEVKNVNANAIVAWAVGIVAANLLPGIPPVNAIVAAVMVYIAATSLEIVAKRGSIVKDEVTTPVE; encoded by the coding sequence ATGGAGCATATGGATAAAGATTTTGCATTAGAGCCAATTCCACAGGGGCACCGTAGAGGCTTTCTATCCATGTTTTTTGTCATGCTAGGTTTTACTTTCTTCTCTTCTAGCATGGTAGCTGGAGGAACGTTGGGTCAAGGGATGGGCATGAAGGAATTTATTGTCATTGTTTTGATCGGTAATTTAATTCTAGGTATTTATGCCGCGTTTCTTGGACTAATAGGAGCCAAGTCAGGACTAACTACTCATTTATTAACCAGTTATTCGTTTGGTAAGAAAGGCTCGTATCTTACTTCCTTTTTGTTAAGTGCGATTCAAGTGGGATGGTTTGGTGTGGGTGTGGCCACATTTGCCTTAATGGTGAACAAGGCAACGGGAATTAGCTTGCCCTTACTCATCATTGTATCTGGTATTTTAATGACCTCAACCGCTTATTGGGGGATGAAGGCATTAACCGCGCTTAGTATCGTGGCTGTCCCTGCCATTGCTATTTTAGGAAGCTTTTCGGTGTTCAAAGCGACGGCAGATGTGGGTGGCTTTACGGCTTTAATGCAACTAGAACCCACCGAGAGTATTTCTTATACGTTAGCTTTATCCATTTGTATTGGGTCATTTATCGGAGGAGCCACGTTAACGGCGGATTTTACGAGATTTTCAAAAAACAAAAGGGACGGCTTCCTAACTACCTTTATTGCTTATTTTATTGGTAACTCATTAATGTTTACTTTCGGTATGGTTGGAACATTAGCCATCGGTTATGCAGATATTTCTGATGTTATGGTTTCTCAAGGATTAATTATTCCAGCCATTATCGTTTTAGGTCTAAACATTTGGTCCACCAATGATAATTCACTCTATACATCGGGCTTGGGCTTTTCTCACATTACCAAATTACCAAAGAATAAAATCGTTTTATTTAATGGAATGCTAGGTACAGTGCTTTCCATGATTGTCTATAATAACTTCATTAGCTGGTTAACTATTTTAGGATCGACCATTCCTTCCATCGGTGCGATTATCTTAGTGGATTACTTCTTATTAAGAAGAAAAACGGGCTATCTTCAAACAGAAGTTAAAAATGTTAATGCAAATGCTATTGTTGCATGGGCCGTAGGTATAGTGGCAGCCAACTTATTACCTGGTATACCACCCGTTAATGCAATAGTAGCTGCCGTTATGGTCTATATTGCAGCTACATCACTTGAAATTGTAGCGAAGAGAGGTAGTATCGTAAAGGATGAAGTTACGACACCAGTTGAATAA